In a single window of the Desulfatirhabdium butyrativorans DSM 18734 genome:
- a CDS encoding type II toxin-antitoxin system RelE/ParE family toxin, protein MDWEIHYYSDDVQTTIDAWPVGIRAYYARITERMCSFGPNLGMPFTDSLGQGLFEIRARGKEGIGRVFFCTLVERKIFILHAFIKKSQKIPVRELEVARKRMAELQRRGGR, encoded by the coding sequence ATGGACTGGGAAATCCACTATTATAGTGATGATGTCCAGACGACGATTGATGCTTGGCCTGTAGGTATTCGCGCCTACTATGCCAGGATCACTGAGCGCATGTGTTCCTTCGGCCCGAATCTGGGCATGCCGTTTACAGACAGTCTGGGACAAGGGCTGTTCGAGATTCGAGCCCGAGGCAAAGAAGGCATCGGGCGAGTCTTCTTTTGCACCTTGGTGGAACGCAAAATTTTCATTCTGCACGCATTTATCAAGAAATCGCAGAAGATACCGGTGCGGGAGTTGGAAGTAGCCCGCAAGCGCATGGCTGAACTTCAGAGACGAGGTGGGAGATGA
- the nuoH gene encoding NADH-quinone oxidoreductase subunit NuoH has product MLTWLLGLLILMIKLGVVLGCLLFFAAYLVWIERKLLARLQVRIGPNRAGKFGLLQPIADAIKMLTKEDIVPQAADRMIFLLAPAIVAATALLMFAVVPFGPDIRVAGRPVAMVISDLHVGLLFVFALSSLAVYGVALGGWASNSKYSLLGGIRGAAQMISYELALGLSLVPIVMMSGSFSLVDIVNHQARYPFLLVQPVAFVIFLISAMAESKRIPFDLPEAENELGAGFHTEYSGMRFGMFFIGEYVHMQVLGALVAVFFLGGWRGPWLPPALWLMIKMLAVCLVLIWIRGTLPRLRYDQLMAIGWKVLLPAALINLWITGIVVAI; this is encoded by the coding sequence ATGCTGACATGGCTTCTGGGGTTGCTCATCCTGATGATCAAGCTGGGCGTCGTTCTGGGATGCCTGCTCTTTTTTGCGGCCTATCTCGTGTGGATCGAGCGGAAACTGCTGGCGCGGCTTCAGGTGCGTATCGGCCCCAACCGGGCCGGGAAATTCGGCCTGCTGCAGCCCATCGCCGATGCCATCAAGATGCTCACCAAGGAAGACATCGTTCCGCAGGCAGCCGATCGCATGATCTTTCTGCTGGCGCCCGCCATCGTTGCCGCAACGGCCCTGCTCATGTTCGCCGTCGTTCCCTTCGGCCCCGACATCCGGGTTGCCGGAAGGCCCGTTGCGATGGTCATCAGCGATCTGCACGTGGGGCTGCTCTTCGTGTTCGCCCTCTCTTCCCTCGCGGTTTACGGCGTGGCGCTGGGCGGCTGGGCGTCGAATTCCAAATACAGTCTGCTGGGGGGCATCCGCGGGGCAGCCCAGATGATCAGCTACGAGCTGGCGCTGGGGCTCTCTCTCGTGCCCATCGTCATGATGAGCGGCTCCTTCTCCCTGGTCGATATCGTCAACCACCAGGCCCGCTATCCGTTCCTTCTCGTTCAGCCTGTGGCTTTCGTCATTTTCCTCATCAGCGCCATGGCGGAGAGCAAGCGCATCCCCTTCGATCTGCCGGAGGCGGAAAACGAGCTTGGAGCCGGGTTTCACACCGAATACAGCGGAATGCGCTTCGGCATGTTCTTCATCGGCGAATACGTTCACATGCAGGTGCTGGGTGCGCTGGTGGCGGTGTTCTTTCTGGGCGGATGGCGGGGCCCCTGGCTTCCGCCGGCGCTGTGGCTCATGATCAAAATGCTGGCCGTATGCCTGGTCCTCATCTGGATCCGGGGAACGCTGCCCAGGCTGCGCTATGATCAGCTCATGGCCATCGGCTGGAAAGTGCTGCTGCCGGCTGCGCTGATCAACCTGTGGATCACCGGGATAGTCGTGGCCATATAA
- the nuoI gene encoding NADH-quinone oxidoreductase subunit NuoI — protein MNIDPQNKRREDAPMPVLEAVKALGEGFATTLKHLFRRPITEEYPEEQRPLPARSRGRIVLTRDPDGEERCVACYLCSAVCPVSCISMQSAEREDGKRYARWFRINFSRCIYCGLCEEACPTCAIQLTPQFDHCKRDILDMVYEKEDLLVDHCGKNADYNFYRHAGILTRAHAKGAHPDEEAPVDVRTNLP, from the coding sequence ATGAACATCGATCCACAAAACAAAAGGCGTGAAGATGCCCCGATGCCGGTTTTAGAGGCGGTCAAAGCACTGGGCGAAGGCTTTGCCACCACGCTAAAGCATCTGTTCCGCAGGCCGATCACCGAGGAATATCCGGAAGAACAAAGGCCGCTGCCCGCCCGGAGCCGGGGCCGCATCGTCCTGACCCGGGATCCGGATGGCGAGGAGCGCTGTGTGGCCTGCTATCTGTGCTCGGCCGTCTGCCCGGTAAGCTGCATCTCGATGCAATCGGCCGAGCGGGAGGATGGAAAACGATACGCCCGGTGGTTCCGGATCAATTTCAGCCGTTGCATTTATTGCGGGCTCTGCGAGGAAGCCTGCCCGACCTGCGCCATCCAGCTCACACCGCAATTCGACCACTGCAAGCGGGACATTCTCGATATGGTCTATGAAAAGGAGGACCTTCTGGTCGATCATTGCGGGAAAAACGCTGACTACAATTTCTACCGCCATGCCGGCATTCTGACCAGGGCCCATGCCAAGGGCGCCCACCCGGACGAGGAAGCCCCCGTGGATGTCCGGACAAACCTTCCCTGA
- the nuoE gene encoding NADH-quinone oxidoreductase subunit NuoE, which produces MLPEPLQTELKEKIASCEHPRELVIDVLTAIQEHHGHLSDEAVQDAAALFGLTPLEIDELATFYPFLYRQPVGRYVIHVCDSVICWMENGKGLIEHLQKRLGIAMGETTPDGLFTLLPVCCIGYCDRAPAILVNRKVHGPLNPALLDELIDRLQRQARDGEAAS; this is translated from the coding sequence ATGTTGCCGGAACCGCTCCAAACCGAACTGAAGGAAAAAATCGCCTCCTGCGAACATCCCCGGGAGCTCGTGATCGATGTGCTGACGGCCATCCAGGAGCATCACGGCCATCTGAGCGACGAGGCCGTGCAGGACGCCGCAGCCCTCTTCGGACTCACCCCGCTTGAAATCGACGAGCTCGCCACCTTCTATCCGTTTCTCTACCGGCAGCCGGTCGGCCGCTATGTAATCCATGTGTGCGACAGCGTCATCTGCTGGATGGAAAACGGCAAGGGGCTCATCGAGCATCTGCAGAAGCGGCTCGGCATCGCGATGGGCGAAACGACCCCGGATGGCCTGTTCACCCTGCTTCCGGTGTGCTGCATCGGATACTGCGACCGGGCGCCGGCCATTCTGGTGAACCGCAAGGTCCACGGTCCCCTGAACCCGGCCCTTCTCGATGAGCTGATCGACAGGCTGCAACGGCAGGCCCGCGACGGGGAGGCGGCCTCATGA
- the nuoG gene encoding NADH-quinone oxidoreductase subunit NuoG: MPKLIIDHREIEVPQGTKVIEAAERLGIQIPRFCYHPALGSVGACRMCAVSFVDGPVKGIQMSCMVDARDGMAVSTDTPEVMAYRSQMIEWLMLNHPHDCPVCDEGGHCLLQDMTISGAHGSRRYMGPKRTYIDQDLGPLVQQEMNRCIHCYRCVRFYQEVAGGRDFGTLGIGRRVFFGRFAPGALESPFSGNLIDLCPTGVLTDKPSRYAGRRWDFQRSPGICLSCSLGCHLTVSARYRAIVRQEARCHEDINGYFLCDRGRYGFFYASAPERPRTARIGAEKAKTAQAVDACRERIDAIVQAHGKTAIAVLSSGRASMETLLALRQLCRHNGWRDPILWPDKLSRSRALAACAVLDETNGCSLKDIETADLVLLAALDPLAEAPMAALSVRQAERHGAGIWALDPRAIRMPCSLNHLALQPDEIAECLIALAERIKVPIPEGGDGSHTPGPPFLPPEPLVDALLLARKPVVLFGAGVANERVGHAAGLLVESLRKRNIPATIFPVLPQADTFGAALLGEGGLSLEETIADIGQGLIHGLVVIEADPIGEWPDAVRTRDALKQLDLLICADCLPTSTASLAHIFLPTQTVYESGGSYINTEGRLQGASAALQAAQPLLQTSQGQHPPRQFSASAPGNDPVPAWQVAAALVEMREDPPQEAIADDFARPPMSAEAVCRWIDSPAIALQDGKFRFVKAPNHSSSLQSMAPAPGGFRADDYELLPVEATFGTEVFSMRSPCLASLAEAPRILLAPSSAEALALKDGDRIRLELPDGMIDAPIHIEERMAPHCLVLCRTPKLAWQAAGFGRIWLSAGQIHRVQTAAQGDCRC; encoded by the coding sequence ATGCCGAAACTCATCATCGATCATCGTGAAATCGAAGTGCCGCAGGGCACCAAGGTCATCGAAGCCGCAGAGCGGCTCGGCATCCAGATACCGCGCTTTTGCTACCATCCGGCCCTCGGCAGTGTGGGCGCCTGCCGGATGTGCGCTGTTTCTTTCGTGGACGGCCCGGTCAAGGGCATTCAGATGAGCTGCATGGTCGATGCCCGTGACGGCATGGCCGTTTCGACGGATACGCCGGAGGTGATGGCCTACCGGAGCCAGATGATCGAGTGGCTCATGCTGAACCACCCGCATGACTGCCCGGTTTGCGATGAAGGCGGCCACTGCCTGCTGCAGGACATGACCATCAGCGGGGCGCACGGCAGCAGGCGGTACATGGGCCCCAAGCGCACATACATCGATCAGGACCTGGGGCCGCTGGTGCAGCAGGAAATGAACCGCTGCATCCATTGCTACCGCTGTGTACGGTTCTACCAGGAAGTGGCTGGGGGCAGGGATTTCGGAACACTGGGGATCGGCAGGCGCGTGTTTTTCGGCAGATTCGCGCCCGGAGCCCTCGAAAGCCCTTTTTCCGGAAATCTGATCGATCTGTGCCCGACAGGGGTGCTCACGGACAAGCCATCCCGCTATGCCGGCAGACGATGGGACTTCCAACGAAGCCCGGGAATCTGCCTGAGCTGCTCGCTGGGATGTCATCTGACGGTAAGCGCCCGCTACAGGGCCATCGTCCGCCAGGAAGCCCGCTGCCATGAGGACATCAATGGCTATTTTCTCTGCGATCGGGGACGATACGGTTTTTTTTACGCATCCGCCCCCGAGCGGCCAAGGACAGCCAGGATCGGCGCAGAAAAGGCGAAAACGGCTCAGGCCGTCGATGCCTGCCGGGAGCGCATCGATGCGATCGTCCAGGCGCACGGAAAAACGGCTATCGCCGTGCTGTCTTCCGGCCGCGCCTCGATGGAAACCCTTCTGGCACTCCGGCAGTTGTGCAGGCATAACGGCTGGCGCGATCCGATCCTCTGGCCGGACAAACTCAGCCGGAGCCGGGCGCTTGCGGCATGCGCCGTTTTGGATGAGACAAACGGCTGCAGCCTCAAAGACATCGAAACAGCCGATCTCGTGCTCCTGGCGGCGCTCGATCCTCTGGCCGAAGCGCCGATGGCGGCCCTTTCCGTGCGCCAGGCAGAACGACACGGCGCCGGTATCTGGGCGCTCGACCCCCGGGCGATCCGGATGCCCTGCAGCCTGAACCATCTTGCCCTGCAGCCCGATGAAATCGCAGAATGCCTGATCGCGCTGGCAGAGCGCATCAAGGTGCCAATCCCGGAAGGCGGAGATGGAAGTCATACCCCAGGCCCGCCATTCCTTCCTCCAGAGCCGCTTGTTGATGCGCTGCTGCTCGCCCGAAAGCCCGTTGTCCTATTCGGCGCGGGCGTGGCGAACGAGCGGGTCGGCCATGCCGCCGGACTGCTGGTGGAAAGCCTTCGGAAGCGGAACATTCCGGCAACGATCTTTCCCGTGCTTCCCCAGGCCGACACCTTTGGTGCGGCACTTTTGGGAGAAGGCGGCCTCAGCCTCGAAGAAACCATCGCAGACATCGGGCAGGGCTTGATCCACGGGCTTGTGGTGATCGAAGCCGACCCGATCGGCGAGTGGCCCGATGCGGTGAGAACCCGGGATGCCCTGAAGCAGCTCGATCTGCTGATCTGCGCCGATTGCCTGCCGACATCCACCGCTTCATTGGCGCACATCTTTTTGCCGACGCAGACGGTTTACGAATCGGGCGGCTCCTATATCAACACGGAAGGCAGGCTCCAGGGCGCATCTGCGGCTTTGCAAGCGGCCCAGCCCCTGCTGCAGACCTCCCAGGGCCAGCACCCTCCCCGGCAATTTTCCGCATCTGCGCCGGGAAACGATCCCGTGCCTGCCTGGCAGGTGGCCGCAGCACTGGTCGAAATGCGGGAAGATCCGCCTCAGGAAGCCATTGCCGACGATTTCGCCCGACCCCCGATGAGCGCCGAAGCCGTTTGCCGGTGGATCGATTCCCCTGCCATTGCGCTGCAGGATGGAAAATTCCGCTTTGTAAAAGCACCAAACCACTCTTCATCGCTGCAGTCCATGGCGCCGGCTCCCGGCGGATTCCGGGCCGATGATTACGAGCTGCTGCCGGTGGAAGCCACCTTCGGCACGGAAGTCTTCTCGATGCGATCTCCCTGCCTGGCATCGCTTGCCGAAGCACCCCGCATCCTGCTGGCCCCATCCAGCGCCGAGGCACTTGCGCTGAAGGATGGGGATCGCATCCGACTGGAATTGCCCGACGGCATGATCGATGCGCCCATCCACATCGAAGAGCGGATGGCGCCGCACTGTCTTGTCCTTTGCCGCACCCCGAAACTCGCCTGGCAGGCGGCCGGATTCGGCAGGATATGGCTCTCTGCCGGGCAGATTCATCGCGTGCAGACTGCGGCGCAAGGAGATTGCCGATGCTGA
- a CDS encoding complex I 51 kDa subunit family protein, with protein MSDYPQVLFRNRKPDRIATLAEYRQSGGYEALADAVRNRNPKAIQEELLAAQLLGRGGAGFPSGKKLMTVADDAPFPRYIVCNADEMEPGTFKDRVLIHADPHQLLEGMALAGYAISASVGVIFIRPEYESAARILEREIGLAMGAGCLGKRIFGSGFSFDIVVHRSAGRYICGEGTAQLNALQARRPNPKLPPPYATEKGLWNQPTVQQNVETLCCMPHVIRNGAAWFKALALTPTGAGTKIYGVSGKVRRPGCYELPMGVPLREIIEVHAGGMIDGLRFKTCLPGGASTRFMTEAHLDLAMDFESLKAKGHRLGTGAVMVFDEQTCLVGATLNLIEFFARESCGWCTPCREGLPYVRDLLWRIENGLGEPWFVGALQQMSKHLWHSYCALAPGAASPLESLLTDFPEEVEDHIRHKRCRFSSSAG; from the coding sequence ATGAGCGATTACCCCCAGGTGCTTTTCCGCAACCGGAAGCCCGATCGCATCGCAACGCTGGCGGAGTACCGGCAAAGCGGCGGATACGAAGCGCTCGCCGATGCCGTCCGCAACCGAAACCCCAAAGCCATCCAGGAAGAGCTGCTGGCCGCCCAGTTGCTCGGCAGAGGCGGGGCTGGCTTTCCTTCGGGGAAAAAGCTCATGACCGTGGCGGACGATGCCCCGTTTCCCCGCTACATCGTTTGCAATGCCGATGAAATGGAGCCCGGCACGTTCAAGGACCGGGTACTCATCCATGCCGATCCGCACCAGTTGCTCGAAGGGATGGCGCTGGCGGGCTACGCCATATCGGCATCGGTGGGCGTGATCTTCATCCGGCCGGAATACGAAAGCGCCGCCCGGATCCTGGAGCGTGAAATCGGCCTTGCAATGGGTGCCGGATGCCTCGGCAAGCGGATTTTCGGCAGCGGCTTTTCCTTCGACATCGTGGTGCATCGAAGCGCAGGCCGATATATCTGCGGGGAAGGAACGGCCCAGCTCAACGCGCTGCAGGCCAGGCGACCGAATCCCAAGCTGCCGCCGCCATACGCCACGGAAAAAGGGCTCTGGAACCAACCGACGGTTCAGCAGAACGTCGAAACCCTGTGCTGCATGCCCCATGTCATCCGGAACGGGGCCGCATGGTTCAAGGCCCTCGCGCTCACGCCGACCGGCGCCGGCACCAAGATTTACGGCGTCAGCGGCAAGGTCAGGCGGCCCGGCTGCTACGAGCTTCCCATGGGGGTCCCGCTCCGGGAAATCATCGAAGTTCACGCAGGCGGCATGATCGATGGTCTCCGTTTCAAAACCTGCCTCCCCGGCGGGGCATCCACCCGGTTCATGACCGAAGCACATCTGGATCTGGCGATGGATTTCGAAAGCCTCAAGGCCAAAGGGCACCGGCTGGGAACCGGGGCGGTCATGGTCTTCGATGAACAGACCTGCCTGGTGGGCGCCACCCTCAATCTCATCGAGTTTTTCGCCCGGGAATCCTGCGGATGGTGCACGCCCTGCCGGGAAGGGCTCCCCTACGTGCGGGATCTGTTGTGGCGGATCGAAAACGGCCTGGGTGAGCCCTGGTTCGTCGGCGCGCTGCAGCAGATGAGCAAACACCTGTGGCATTCCTACTGCGCGCTGGCCCCGGGCGCCGCATCCCCGCTGGAGAGCCTGCTGACCGATTTCCCCGAAGAAGTCGAAGACCATATCCGGCACAAACGGTGCCGGTTTTCATCGAGCGCCGGATAA